One Haemorhous mexicanus isolate bHaeMex1 chromosome 9, bHaeMex1.pri, whole genome shotgun sequence DNA segment encodes these proteins:
- the LOC132331197 gene encoding uncharacterized oxidoreductase YtbE-like isoform X2 codes for MEELYERGLCKSIGVSNFLISHLEQLKEDCVITPHVNQVEYHPFQRPQELVDYCRSRDIVFEGYCPLAKGEALTHPTVIQLAKKYGRTPAQICIRWSIQNGIVTIPKSTKAERIEENCKVFDFTIAEDDVEILNGMHDGRHVSWDPSFIV; via the exons gTTTGTGTAAATCAATTGGCGTAAGCAATTTTCTTATCAGTCATCTTGAGCAACTAAAGGAGGACTGTGTGATTACTCCACATGTTAATCAG GTTGAATACCACCCTTTCCAAAGACCTCAGGAGTTGGTTGATTACTGTAGGAGCAGAGATATTGTTTTTGAAGGCTACTGTCCTTTAGCCAAAGGTGAAGCACTCACCCATCCTACTGTCATTCAGCTGGCAAAGAAGTATGGCAGAACTCCAGCACAGATTTGCATACGCTGGAGCATACAG AATGGGATTGTCACTATTCCAAAGTCAACAAAGGCAGAACGGATAGAAGAAAACTGCAAG GTGTTTGATTTTACCATAGCAGAAGATGATGTTGAAATTCTGAACGGAATGCATGATGGGAGACATGTTTCCTGGGATCCAAGTTTTATTGTGTGA
- the S1PR1 gene encoding sphingosine 1-phosphate receptor 1, with translation MNSGTTAPQKVTSNPTNTDVNYVIKEHYNYTGKLNESVDTGIKVTSVVFIIICCFIILENIFVLLTIWKTKKFHRPMYYFIGNLALSDLLAGVAYTANLLLSGHKTYSLTPNQWFVREGSMFVALSASVFSLLAIAIERYITMLKMKLHNGSNSFRSFLLISACWVISAILGGLPIMGWNCKNLLSNCSTVLPLYHKHYILFCTTVFTGLLLSIVVLYCRIYSMVRTRSRRLTFRKNITKATRSSEKSLALLKTVIIVLSVFIACWAPLFILLLLDVGCKVKACPILYKAEYFLVLAVLNSATNPIIYTLTNKEMRRAFIKILCCCTCPPADSGTKFKRPIIGGMEFSRSKSDNSSHPQKEDGDHPETIMSSGNVTSSS, from the coding sequence ATGAACTCCGGCACCACTGCCCCGCAGAAGGTCACCAGCAACCCCACCAACACTGATGTCAACTATGTCATCAAAGAGCATTATAATTACACGGGAAAGCTAAATGAGAGTGTGGACACTGGAATTAAAGTGACGTCGGTGGTTTTTATCATCATTTGCTGCTTTATAATCTTAGAGAACATTTTTGTCTTGCTTACCATCTGGAAAACCAAGAAGTTTCACAGACCCATGTACTATTTCATTGGGAACTTGGCTCTTTCAGACTTGCTGGCTGGTGTGGCTTACACTGCCAACCTCCTGTTATCTGGACACAAAACCTACAGCCTGACCCCCAACCAGTGGTTCGTAAGAGAAGGCAGCATGTTTGTTGCCTTGTCAGCTTCTGTGTTCAGCTTGTTGGCCATTGCCATTGAGAGATACATCACCATGCTGAAGATGAAACTCCACAATGGCAGCAACAGCTTCCGCTCCTTCTTGCTGATCAGTGCGTGCTGGGTCATCTCCGCGATCCTTGGGGGGCTCCCGATCATGGGCTGGAACTGCAAGAACCTCTTGTCCAACTGCTCCACCGTGCTGCCTCTCTACCACAAGCACTATATTCTCTTTTGCACAACTGTTTTCACTGGCCTTTTGTTATCTATTGTGGTCCTCTACTGCAGGATCTACTCCATGGTGAGGACTAGGAGCCGCAGGCTGACATTTCGGAAAAACATTACCAAAGCTACCAGGAGCTCAGAGAAGTCACTAGCCTTGCTCAAGACAGTGATCATAGTCCTGAGTGTCTTCATTGCCTGCTGGGCTCCTCTCTTCATCCTCCTATTACTGGATGTGGGGTGCAAAGTGAAGGCCTGCCCAATCCTCTATAAAGCAGAGTATTTCTTAGTACTGGCCGTGCTCAATTCAGCCACGAACCCTATCATCTACACCTTGACAAACAAAGAGATGCGGAGGGCTTTCATCAagattttgtgctgctgcacatGTCCCCCAGCAGATTCTGGGACCAAATTCAAACGGCCGATCATTGGGGGCATGGAGTTCAGCCGGAGTAAGTCTGACAACTCCTCACACCCACAGAAGGAGGACGGTGACCATCCTGAAACCATCATGTCTTCGGGCAATGTTACCTCATCTTCTTAG